The genome window ACTTGGGGCCAAGGTTAACTATGGAACGCAGGGCGGACCTAGTGCATTGCTGAATAATTCGGCAATGTCTGGTTTTGCAGTGGAGGTAATCTTGACCTTTTTCCTAGTTACTGTCATATTTATGACTGCAGTCCACAAAAAAGCAGCTGCTGGAATGCACGGACTTGCAATAGGTGGGATGATATTTTTGCTGCACCTAGTTGGCGTCCCGTTGACTGGCGCATCGATGAATCCTGCAAGAACCCTGGGTCCTGCGATAGCATCTGGCTACTGGGACTTTCATTGGATTTACTGGGCAGGACCGATAATTGGCGCAATAATTGCAGGACTGATTATGAATTATATCTTTGTCAAAAAGGCAGAAACAGAGCAGTCTGCTTA of Candidatus Nitrosotenuis sp. DW1 contains these proteins:
- a CDS encoding MIP/aquaporin family protein; the protein is MVNGRSWFAESIATFCLVFFGPLSVVMAAAAFGTGLTIEGIIMISIGHGAAIGLMVYAFGHVSGAHINPAVTIAMLVTRRIGIKDGIGYIVFQIIGAIIAAFSLKAILPELGAKVNYGTQGGPSALLNNSAMSGFAVEVILTFFLVTVIFMTAVHKKAAAGMHGLAIGGMIFLLHLVGVPLTGASMNPARTLGPAIASGYWDFHWIYWAGPIIGAIIAGLIMNYIFVKKAETEQSA